One Jaculus jaculus isolate mJacJac1 chromosome 4, mJacJac1.mat.Y.cur, whole genome shotgun sequence genomic window, ttaagtttccTACGTAGTCTTCAGCAGGTGGAGGCCTGCTGGAggatgtcactgggagcagatcttgAGCCCAGCTCTAAGATATGTTCAGAGTCAGCTTGTGCTTGCTGATGTTTTTTCCGTCTCTACTATGGACGTAAgctaaagtgagccagcttcccccgccatgatgaagcttcccctgggatctgtaaaccctttcctcccatcagctacttctgGTTGACTGGTTGTCTAGTGAGaatctgcctcaaataaattaataacaaaatatttatgatTGATATTTTCAAGCATACgcagaagcagagagaacagtgTTGTGAACCTCCATGTGCCCTCAGTCAGCTTCAACTGTTACCAACTTTTTGCTCACTTTGTTTCATCTGCTCCACTCATCCCTTTTTCTTGCCTGGGCCATGTTTAGGCAAATCTAGGCAATGAGCACTTTATTAGAGACCTCCGctttatataatatacatttgcCCTTTCAAACTTCATCACTGACCAGGGGAAATGCCCAGCAAGCAAGAGCACTTACAACCCAAGCACATGGGTCTGAGATGGCCAGATTCTCCCTGAGTTcagttacccagaacccacataagcagctgggcatggccatgtgtacttgtaaccccagtcctatgggggtCAGAGACCAGACAATCTTTagggctcactagtcagccagtctgacaggaaaAGAAATATCAGTGATATGTTCTGTGAGAGACTTCATCTCCAGGAGACACATAGATGAACAAAACTGgggcacccaacattctcctctgtcctttgtatgtgtgcacacagggcacacacacatttatacccTACAccacaatactacacacacatgtgcacacaaataaataaaatttcatcatccttctttgctatcttttttttttttttggttttttgaagtagggtctcactctagctcaggctgacctggaattcactctgcattctcaggatggcctcgaactcacagcgaccctcctacctctgcctcctgagtgctgggattaaaggcatgcaccactacgcctggctgctatctttttttaatatttaattaatttatttatttgagagagaggaagaggcagagagaaagagagaacaggcacaccagggcctccagccactacaaataaactccagatgcatgtgcccccttgtgcatgtggcttacatgggtcctgggggatcgaaccagagtccttaggcttcacaggcaaatgccttaactactaagccattttcccagcccctttgTTATCTTTTAATACCCCATCTATTTTGAAAGTTATCCAATTGGATTGCAGTTGTTTTTTAATAATCACCTTTTCCTtaaatatataactttattttatttacatatttgcaaggagagagagaatgagtgcatcagggcctctagccactgcaaacaaactccagatgcatgcaccactttgtgcatctggctttacatggatcctgtggAATCAGACCCTGATTGTTacgcattgcaggcaagcaccttaactgctgagccatctcactagccctggcttataatattaaaattaaaatagagggCTGAGGATATACCTCAGTGGTGGgtcacttgcctagtatgcacaaggttCTGGGCTCAATCCCTAGcactaaattaataatactaATTAGACTTAATTAGAACATCAGAAGAGTTTCCAGTAGAAAAGTTGTTGATTGAttggtgtgttcatgtgtgcatgtgtgcatgcaagagagagagagagagagctgagagtGGGgctctcaccagggcctcttgctactgaaaacagaAGGCTAGAAACTTGCACCACTTTTggggtccagctttacatgggtggctggggaatcgaacccaggcccttacactttacaaataagtgcctttaaccacagagcaatctgcCCAGCTCCCTGGTGTTGACTTTAAAACTGGTTCGATTATATATGCATCACTGTATGCTGTATGGTCATGATGTGAGACGTCTTTCTGCTGACATGGTTCAAACGTAGCCTCTCTAATGCTCGTGTGaccttctccttcaggtttccttGAAcaaggcttaatggttagggatgctaAGAGACTACGGAAACACTACACAAAGACATTGCACTTCAAGCTGGACATTTTGTCTCTGGTTCCCACAGACCTGGCTTATTTAAAGTTAGGCATAAACTACCCAGAGCTGAGGTTCAATCGTCTACTGAAGTTTTCCCGGCTGTTTGAATTCTTTGACCGCACAGAGACAAGGACCAATTACCCCAATGTGTTCAGGATTGGAAACTTGGTTTTGTACATCCTCGTTATCATCCACTGGAATGCCTGCATCTATTTTGCCATTTCTAAGTTCATTGGTTTTGGGACAGACTCCTGGGTCTATCCAAATATCTCTAAGCCAGAGTATGGGCGTCTCTCCAGGAAGTACATTTACAGTCTCTACTGGTCCACCTTGACCCTGACCACCATCGGTGAGACCCCACCCCCTGTGAAAGATGAGGAGTATCTCTTTGTGGTCATAGACTTTCTGGTGGGTGTTTTGATCTTTGCCACCATTGTGGGCAATGTGGGCTCCATGATCTCCAACATGAATGCTTCACGAGCAGAGTTCCAGGCCAAGATAGACTCCATCAAGCAGTACATGCAGTTCCGCAAGGTGACCAAGGACTTGGAGACACGGGTCATCCGGTGGTTTGACTATCTGTGGGCTAACAAGAAGACAGTGGATGAAAAGGAAGTGCTGAAGAGCCTCCCAGACAAGCTGAAGGCTGAGATTGCCATCAACGTGCACCTGGACACCCTGAAGAAGGTTCGCAtcttccaggactgtgaggcAGGGCTGTTGGTGGAGCTGGTGCTGAAGCTGCGTCCCACTGTGTTCAGCCCCGGGGACTACATCTGTAAGAAGGGGGATATTGGGAGGGAGATGTACATCATCAAGGAGGgcaagctggccgtggtggccgATGATGGGATCACCCAGTTTGTGGTCCTCAGTGATGGCAGTTACTTCGGGGAGATCAGCATCTTAAACATCAAGGGGAGCAAGTCAGGGAACCGCAGGACAGCCAACATTAGGAGCATTGGCTACTCTGATCTGTTCTGCCTCTCTAAGGATGACTTGATGGAGGCCCTCACTGAATACCCGGATGCCAAGAAGGCCCTGGAGGAGAAGGGCCGGCAGATCCTAATGAAGGACAACCTGATTGATGATGACCTGGCCAATGCTGGGCCAGACCCCAAGGACATTGAGGAGAAGGTGGAGTACCTGGAGACCTCCCTGGACACCCTCCAGACCAGATTTGCACGGCTCCTAGCCGAGTACAGTGCCGCACAGATAAAGCTGAAACAGCGCCTCAGCCAGCTGGAAAGCCACATGAATGTGGGGGCACATGGCCTCCCTTTAAATGGGGAGGCCTCCGGAGATGCTGCCGAGTAAAACTGCAGGTGGCTGTCCGCCTCCTGCTTCCCAGGGTCTGCAGTCACTGCAAGCTCTCTGTAGCTGTGGGGCACAGGGCTTGGCCAGGGTCTCATGCCAGTGTTACTCATCTTTTGCAAATAATATGACTGTCGGAGGGACTCTCAGATTCCTCCTCTAGAATGTGAGACTCATGATATCAACCCCAGGTCTACGAGGCATGCTGTATGGGGCAGGACTTTGGAAAGTATGAAATGTTTTCAGTCAAGGGTATGAAAGTGCATGTAAAGGATTCTAATATTTTTTAGAGACAAAGATCTCATTATGTCTCCCAGGCTAGCCTGCAACTCCTGGGCCTAAGTGATCCTTTtttccacctcagcctctcaagtagctggACCACAAGCTCAGTCTATTGCTTCCAGCccagttatttttttcaaggaattTGTGAGACATCTATCAGGTTCCTTAGCCTAGCTTTCCTGTGAATGGAAGTGTAATCTTACTCTACAACCATGAAAACAAAATggggggctggggatgcagctcaataGTCTAGCACTTGCCTAGTGTAAGCAAGGCTCTGGGGTCCATCCCagtaccacaacacacacacacacacgcgcgcgcgcacacacacacacacacacacacacacactgtaagtACAAGTTAGTAACACACACCTATAGCCAAAAAGCTATAAGTACAAGTTAGTAACTCAAATTCAAACTAACACAGTAT contains:
- the Cnga3 gene encoding cyclic nucleotide-gated cation channel alpha-3 — translated: MAKVNTQYSQPSLTHLPVKSSDGDLGQMENGLRRTHSPCEETSSTLLQGIAMETTGLAGSARSSFTSQGPARVSHLIVSLRAWAARHLHQENQSSDSFLDRFRGAELKELSSRESGANPNMDCQGLPDRGRRVWPLARSNVNACNNSQEEKKKDAIVVDPSSNAYYRWLTVIALPVFYNWCLLVCRACFDELQSENLILWLVLDYSADVLYILDMLVRARTGFLEQGLMVRDAKRLRKHYTKTLHFKLDILSLVPTDLAYLKLGINYPELRFNRLLKFSRLFEFFDRTETRTNYPNVFRIGNLVLYILVIIHWNACIYFAISKFIGFGTDSWVYPNISKPEYGRLSRKYIYSLYWSTLTLTTIGETPPPVKDEEYLFVVIDFLVGVLIFATIVGNVGSMISNMNASRAEFQAKIDSIKQYMQFRKVTKDLETRVIRWFDYLWANKKTVDEKEVLKSLPDKLKAEIAINVHLDTLKKVRIFQDCEAGLLVELVLKLRPTVFSPGDYICKKGDIGREMYIIKEGKLAVVADDGITQFVVLSDGSYFGEISILNIKGSKSGNRRTANIRSIGYSDLFCLSKDDLMEALTEYPDAKKALEEKGRQILMKDNLIDDDLANAGPDPKDIEEKVEYLETSLDTLQTRFARLLAEYSAAQIKLKQRLSQLESHMNVGAHGLPLNGEASGDAAE